A window of the Cucurbita pepo subsp. pepo cultivar mu-cu-16 chromosome LG01, ASM280686v2, whole genome shotgun sequence genome harbors these coding sequences:
- the LOC111806465 gene encoding uncharacterized protein LOC111806465, with translation MGTSSCTATSLHGFYHFLSHQLDDLDHAFLSSDFMSLHFLHKVLSLLRALHSHLIQLGHRLHLPVGGKWLDEYMDDSSRLWDACQVLKSGISRIELYHSEASAIASSLQDPHLLRFNHRASQRVLRAIYDLERNGFVLEEENRILMSTRIQPLSLLCFNDNSALTGMGSTSKSNAFNGFRGVLHAVKSISSLLLMILLCSLVYCWPESSFHTNDGIETEDDHHQRPMFSSSFVASMARLRQRVANEIDRVEGQPVGILLFEFREAKAAMDDLKTELERALEEEEEEEEEEDVIEEKVEKLKSWNGALRSGVDAIVGELDDFFDEIVEGRKKLLDICTHNR, from the exons ATGGGTACCTCTTCTTGCACCGCCACCTCCCTCCATGGCTTCTACCACTTCCTCTCCCACCAGCTCGACGACCTTGATCATGCCTTCCTCTCCTCCGACTTCATGTCCCTTCACTTTCTCCACAAGGTCCTCTCTCTTCTCAGAGCTCTCCACTCCCACCTTATTCAGCTCGGCCACCGCCTCCACCTCCCCGTCGGAGGCAAGTGGCTCGACGAGTACATGGACGACAGCTCCCGTCTCTGGGATGCTTGTCAAGTCCTCAAATCCGGCATCTCAAGGATTGAGCTTTACCATTCTGAAGCTTCTGCCATAGCTTCTTCTTTGCAGGATCCTCACCTTCTTCGTTTCAATCATCGCGCTTCTCAAAGG GTTCTTCGTGCAATTTATGATTTGGAGAGGAATGGTTTTGTGTTAGAGGAGGAGAATAGAATCTTGATGAGTACACGAATTCAGCCATTGTCACTGCTTTGTTTCAACGACAACAGTGCATTGACAGGAATGGGATCGACGTCGAAGTCGAATGCGTTCAATGGATTCAGAGGCGTTCTTCACGCAGTAAAGAGTATCAGTTCATTGCTTCTAATGATTTTACTCTGTTCTCTCGTGTATTGTTGGCCAGAATCCAGCTTCCATACGAATGATGGGATTGAAACTGAAGATGATCACCATCAAAGACCCATGTTCAGCTCAAGCTTTGTAGCTTCAATGGCGAGATTGAGGCAGAGAGTGGCAAATGAGATAGACAGAGTAGAAGGGCAGCCAGTGGGGATCCTGCTGTTTGAGTTCAGAGAAGCAAAGGCAGCCATGGATGACCTGAAAACAGAGCTCGAGAGGGcattggaagaagaagaagaagaagaagaagaagaagatgtaATTGAAGAGAAAGTAGAGAAGTTGAAGAGTTGGAATGGGGCGTTGAGAAGTGGGGTGGACGCCATTGTTGGAGAGCTTGATGATTTCTTCGATGAAATTGTTGAGGGAAGAAAGAAGCTTTTAGACATTTGCACTCATAAcaggtag